One region of Estrella lausannensis genomic DNA includes:
- a CDS encoding GNAT family N-acetyltransferase has translation MTIGPITQPAYPPKNNSTSADHENERLSNLFLDEEVSEVERACAIKPLLGEHPLQLLTIAAAKLQLTLRRPHWQDADHIKRNLYSGILAFEKNLREEELDSLISDGTYTHKKHVHEMTLLEDESHDVIGAIHFETIVEGAKRGLAHIHSLDVLPNYQRRGAGTLLLSSALEAIHAKGGDKVTLKTTYKGIFLYAAFCFQPKKPAELTPERWMQLPYASKVKILARYWEVTPGRLRLNLTSERVKEAVAERFRALFTSREKKPAINVSEISLPEETFSWGILQDTRNDSQTSK, from the coding sequence GGCTCTCCAATCTTTTCCTGGATGAAGAGGTGTCAGAGGTTGAAAGAGCGTGCGCCATCAAACCGCTGCTCGGCGAACATCCCCTTCAGCTTCTGACCATCGCCGCAGCGAAGCTTCAGCTGACACTGCGCCGGCCCCACTGGCAGGATGCAGACCATATCAAAAGGAACCTCTACTCCGGTATCTTGGCATTTGAGAAAAACCTCCGAGAAGAAGAACTCGACTCCCTAATCTCTGATGGCACCTATACCCACAAAAAGCATGTTCATGAAATGACCCTGCTCGAGGATGAATCCCATGATGTTATCGGCGCCATTCATTTTGAAACTATCGTTGAAGGAGCCAAGCGAGGGCTGGCGCATATTCATTCACTTGACGTCCTTCCCAATTATCAGAGAAGAGGGGCCGGAACCCTGCTTTTGTCTTCTGCCCTTGAAGCCATTCATGCAAAAGGCGGAGACAAAGTCACCCTCAAAACAACGTATAAAGGCATATTCCTCTACGCAGCATTCTGCTTCCAGCCCAAAAAGCCCGCGGAGCTCACGCCAGAGCGTTGGATGCAACTGCCCTATGCCTCGAAAGTGAAGATACTCGCCAGATATTGGGAAGTGACCCCCGGACGTCTTCGCCTTAACTTAACTTCCGAGCGGGTTAAAGAAGCTGTGGCGGAAAGATTTCGCGCTCTCTTCACCTCAAGGGAGAAAAAACCGGCAATCAATGTCAGTGAGATCAGCCTGCCGGAAGAGACCTTCTCCTGGGGGATCTTGCAAGACACGAGAAATGATAGTCAAACCAGTAAGTGA
- a CDS encoding MOSC N-terminal beta barrel domain-containing protein, whose translation MEQSAYNVHSLYIYPLKSAKGIQVTQAEAFPEGFKHDREWMVIDSKGKFMSQRLHPKMGSIKTAITPEGVTLSAPDLPEIIIPFEAEGEVKEGIIWDDKCQVQEVSRGHSDWISTFMGEKCSIVRMKKGEIRLVDPRYKVTDQDNTLFVDGFPLPLCCDSLSERPLDANRDGARYDPIQAQYRD comes from the coding sequence ATGGAGCAGTCCGCCTATAACGTACACAGCTTGTACATATATCCGCTCAAGTCGGCAAAAGGCATTCAAGTTACACAAGCAGAGGCTTTTCCTGAAGGCTTTAAGCACGACCGTGAATGGATGGTCATTGACTCGAAGGGCAAGTTCATGTCCCAAAGACTGCACCCAAAAATGGGAAGCATAAAAACCGCGATCACTCCGGAGGGGGTCACCCTATCCGCCCCTGATCTGCCCGAGATCATCATCCCCTTCGAAGCGGAGGGAGAGGTCAAGGAAGGGATCATCTGGGATGATAAATGCCAGGTTCAGGAAGTTTCAAGGGGGCACTCTGACTGGATTTCCACTTTCATGGGGGAAAAGTGCAGCATCGTCAGGATGAAAAAAGGAGAAATACGCCTCGTCGATCCCCGTTACAAAGTCACCGATCAGGACAACACGCTCTTTGTCGATGGATTCCCCCTACCTCTTTGCTGCGACAGCCTCTCTGAGAGACCTCTCGATGCGAACCGGGATGGAGCTCGATATGATCCGATTCAGGCCCAATATCGTGATTGA
- a CDS encoding MOSC domain-containing protein: MDSPYLFAATASLRDLSMRTGMELDMIRFRPNIVIESTTPFEEDCWKRAEIGGALFHLVKPCGRCSIVNVDPNTCKRGAEPLKTLASFRTQEKKILFGVNAILTGASVISVGDKVHLTTVA; the protein is encoded by the coding sequence ATGGATTCCCCCTACCTCTTTGCTGCGACAGCCTCTCTGAGAGACCTCTCGATGCGAACCGGGATGGAGCTCGATATGATCCGATTCAGGCCCAATATCGTGATTGAGAGCACAACCCCATTTGAAGAAGACTGCTGGAAGCGCGCTGAGATAGGCGGCGCCCTCTTTCATCTCGTCAAACCGTGCGGCCGCTGCAGCATCGTCAATGTCGACCCGAACACTTGCAAACGCGGCGCTGAGCCGCTGAAAACGCTGGCCAGCTTCCGCACGCAAGAGAAGAAAATCCTCTTCGGAGTGAACGCCATCCTGACAGGAGCTTCCGTGATCTCTGTTGGCGACAAAGTGCACTTAACCACCGTAGCGTGA
- a CDS encoding SDR family oxidoreductase, with translation MSDKKIALITGANKGLGQEIARQLARQGHLVIMSSRRESGSDSADKLATEGLNVVHLLLDVNNRDDILSAKDWIEEEFNRLDILVNNAGVLMDRDATLSELPESDLRMTLETNTISPLLLTQHLAPLMMKNRYGRIVNISSTMGSLNDMAASPPSSALTAPAYRLSKAALNAVTILQAKELCGYNILVNAVCPGWVRTDMGGLNAPLSVEQGAKTPVWLATLPEGGPTGKFFRNMKEIPW, from the coding sequence ATGTCAGATAAGAAAATTGCGCTCATCACAGGGGCTAACAAAGGCCTTGGACAAGAAATTGCCAGACAGCTGGCAAGACAAGGACATCTTGTCATCATGTCATCACGTCGGGAAAGCGGATCTGACTCTGCAGATAAGCTCGCTACCGAAGGCTTAAATGTAGTGCATCTATTACTCGATGTGAACAACCGCGATGACATACTCTCAGCCAAGGACTGGATAGAAGAGGAGTTTAACCGTCTCGATATCTTGGTCAATAATGCAGGAGTGCTAATGGACAGGGATGCCACACTCTCCGAGCTACCAGAGAGCGACCTCAGGATGACACTGGAGACAAACACAATCTCCCCCCTCTTGCTGACACAGCACCTCGCCCCTCTCATGATGAAGAACAGGTATGGAAGGATCGTCAACATCTCCTCCACCATGGGTTCTTTGAACGACATGGCGGCATCGCCTCCCTCTTCAGCATTGACCGCCCCCGCCTATCGTTTATCTAAAGCTGCACTCAATGCTGTCACGATCCTTCAGGCAAAAGAGCTCTGCGGCTACAACATTTTGGTCAATGCTGTCTGCCCCGGTTGGGTCAGAACAGATATGGGCGGTTTAAACGCTCCTTTGAGCGTCGAACAGGGCGCCAAAACGCCCGTCTGGCTGGCCACCCTCCCGGAGGGCGGCCCGACAGGAAAGTTCTTCCGCAATATGAAGGAGATTCCCTGGTAA
- a CDS encoding glycoside hydrolase family 15 protein: MLQESPDGGIKGEFVLLPGETMSFVMEEAKPHETSPIGKPDFVSNSFKGTLNFWQKWIGQSTYQGRWREMVNRSALSLKLLTSRKYGSMVAAPTFGVPEVIGGERNWDYRYTWIRDASFTLYSLMRLGYMDEARAFMRWIEERCGDLNPDGSLQIMYALDGHKVLVEETLDHLEGYMGSKPVRVGNAAYNQLQLDIYGELMDSVYIYNKFGEPISIDLWENLTRLINWVCENWQKKDEGIWEVRSGKQEFIYSRLMCWVAIDRGIRLSQKRSFPAPLDKWYKTRDIIYHEIVKDFWNPRVKAFVQHKGASCLDASCLLMPMVKFVGPTDPKWVSTMTGIKRELVDDSLVYRYRLGEGASTDGLMGEEGTFNLCSFWYVECLSRGGDVHQARFFFEKMLGYANHLGLYAEEMGADGRQLGNFPQAFTHLALISAAINLNKNLSTHKISW, from the coding sequence ATGTTGCAAGAGTCGCCCGATGGAGGGATCAAGGGCGAGTTTGTCTTGCTGCCGGGTGAAACGATGTCCTTTGTCATGGAGGAGGCCAAGCCCCATGAGACCTCGCCGATCGGCAAACCCGACTTTGTCTCCAATTCCTTCAAGGGGACGTTGAATTTTTGGCAGAAGTGGATAGGCCAGTCGACCTACCAGGGACGTTGGAGAGAGATGGTGAATCGCTCCGCTCTATCGCTTAAGCTTCTGACATCGAGAAAATATGGATCGATGGTGGCCGCTCCAACCTTCGGTGTCCCGGAAGTAATTGGGGGCGAGCGCAATTGGGACTACCGCTACACCTGGATCCGTGACGCATCCTTTACCCTCTATTCATTGATGAGGCTCGGCTACATGGATGAGGCGCGCGCGTTCATGAGGTGGATTGAAGAGCGCTGCGGTGACTTAAACCCTGATGGTTCGCTGCAGATCATGTATGCGCTGGATGGTCACAAGGTACTTGTTGAAGAGACATTGGATCATCTTGAAGGATATATGGGTTCAAAGCCGGTGCGAGTCGGTAACGCCGCTTATAACCAGCTTCAGCTTGATATTTATGGCGAGTTGATGGACTCCGTGTATATCTACAATAAATTTGGAGAACCCATCTCGATAGATCTCTGGGAAAATTTGACACGCCTGATTAATTGGGTATGCGAAAACTGGCAAAAAAAAGACGAAGGGATTTGGGAAGTGCGCAGCGGCAAGCAGGAGTTTATCTACTCGAGGCTAATGTGCTGGGTGGCTATCGACCGGGGCATACGGCTTTCACAGAAGAGGTCATTTCCAGCCCCTCTTGATAAGTGGTACAAGACCCGGGACATCATCTATCATGAGATCGTCAAAGACTTTTGGAATCCCAGAGTCAAAGCGTTTGTCCAGCACAAAGGAGCGTCCTGCCTTGATGCGTCTTGTCTTTTGATGCCGATGGTTAAGTTTGTCGGGCCGACCGATCCTAAGTGGGTTTCGACAATGACGGGTATTAAGCGGGAGCTCGTAGATGATTCGCTGGTTTACCGTTATCGCCTTGGCGAAGGAGCTTCAACGGATGGACTTATGGGTGAAGAGGGGACTTTCAATCTCTGCTCGTTCTGGTACGTGGAGTGTTTATCAAGAGGGGGGGATGTTCACCAGGCACGTTTCTTTTTTGAGAAAATGCTAGGTTACGCCAATCACCTGGGTCTTTACGCCGAAGAGATGGGAGCCGATGGACGCCAGCTCGGCAATTTTCCCCAGGCTTTCACACACCTGGCTTTGATCAGCGCTGCCATTAACTTAAATAAGAACCTCTCGACGCATAAGATCAGCTGGTAA
- a CDS encoding alpha/beta hydrolase, producing the protein MNCIQSILKSIFLPIVVEKAISNKETKKVSEEDRALFHNIPSAEPHLIKTVDGQNLEAIFVPSQHAKAGQAVFICSGGLESHELHSYPIAKAYYDLGFNVVVFNYRGFGNSTGSPTEEGLIQDAEAIYRFLREDKGFSPHEILGHGYSLGGGIVAEIARSQGIDVVLDRTFATFPDVVHHYMCKKKINKLYRIVGKFLARSCFPLNTLKRLENCRSRVFIFRGRKDISMSGHDVHRLKKMIEAHPKPELFTFVEADVGHFHDEGPVWMDPEAHMTEARDHWITFLKERIGSTTS; encoded by the coding sequence TTGAATTGCATCCAATCCATTCTGAAATCCATTTTTCTTCCCATTGTGGTTGAGAAAGCCATCTCCAACAAAGAGACAAAAAAGGTCTCAGAGGAGGATCGCGCGCTTTTTCACAATATTCCCTCCGCCGAACCGCATCTGATTAAAACTGTTGACGGCCAAAATCTTGAAGCAATTTTTGTGCCGAGCCAACACGCCAAGGCGGGCCAAGCGGTTTTTATCTGCTCGGGAGGGCTCGAATCGCACGAACTCCACTCCTATCCAATCGCTAAAGCCTATTATGATCTCGGATTCAACGTGGTAGTCTTTAATTATCGGGGTTTCGGCAACAGCACCGGATCACCGACAGAAGAGGGCCTCATCCAAGACGCCGAGGCGATCTATCGCTTTTTGCGGGAAGATAAAGGCTTTTCACCTCACGAGATTCTGGGGCACGGCTACTCTCTTGGCGGGGGTATTGTCGCAGAGATTGCCCGGTCCCAAGGAATTGACGTCGTCCTTGATCGCACATTTGCGACATTTCCCGATGTTGTGCATCACTACATGTGTAAAAAGAAGATTAACAAACTTTACCGCATCGTGGGGAAGTTTCTGGCACGGTCGTGCTTTCCGCTAAACACCTTGAAACGACTAGAGAATTGCCGCTCGCGCGTGTTTATTTTCCGGGGGAGAAAAGACATCAGCATGTCGGGCCATGATGTCCATCGGCTAAAGAAGATGATCGAGGCTCATCCTAAGCCCGAACTCTTCACCTTTGTCGAAGCGGATGTCGGACACTTCCATGACGAGGGCCCTGTCTGGATGGATCCGGAGGCTCACATGACGGAAGCGAGGGATCACTGGATTACATTCCTTAAAGAGCGTATAGGTTCAACCACTTCTTGA
- the msrA gene encoding peptide-methionine (S)-S-oxide reductase MsrA — protein sequence MRASSIKKATFAGGCFWCMEPPFEGVEGVVGFQVGYTGGAVANPRYEEVSTGKTGHLEAIQIVFDEAVVSFDRLLRIFFFNIDPLDPEGQFVDKGSQYQTAVFYHSEEQKKVAQQVIKELMETRRFSRIETKLIPYVSFYPAEEWHQRFHRKNNAHYERYKRGSGREERLKDIWGPKEGCEPCG from the coding sequence ATGAGGGCGAGTTCAATCAAGAAAGCGACCTTTGCCGGAGGGTGCTTCTGGTGCATGGAGCCTCCTTTTGAAGGTGTTGAAGGAGTGGTGGGCTTTCAGGTGGGCTATACAGGTGGAGCAGTGGCCAATCCCCGCTATGAAGAGGTTTCCACAGGCAAGACAGGGCATCTGGAAGCGATTCAGATTGTCTTTGATGAGGCAGTCGTGTCTTTCGATAGGCTCTTGCGGATCTTTTTTTTTAATATCGACCCTCTCGACCCGGAAGGCCAGTTTGTGGACAAGGGAAGCCAATATCAGACAGCTGTCTTTTACCACAGCGAGGAACAGAAAAAGGTTGCGCAGCAGGTAATTAAAGAGTTGATGGAGACCAGAAGGTTTTCCCGAATTGAGACAAAGTTGATTCCATACGTCTCTTTCTATCCGGCCGAAGAGTGGCACCAGCGCTTTCATAGAAAAAATAACGCACATTACGAGCGGTATAAAAGGGGATCGGGTAGAGAAGAGCGCCTTAAAGATATTTGGGGTCCTAAAGAGGGGTGTGAACCTTGTGGGTGA
- the ade gene encoding adenine deaminase, protein MDYFTVEGNLLDLDRREIYPAAITVQNGRIEEVKQIPRGGPDFILPGFVDAHVHIESSMLLPSEFARLATPHGTVATVSDPHEIGNVLGIEGIRYMMRNAKKTPLKVFFGAPSCVPATVFETAGAEVTDEDIESLFRDDGLLYLSEMMNYPGVIHKDQGVLKKIEVAKRYGRPIDGHAPGLTGKEAEEYFKAGISTDHECFTLDEATFKASLGVHILIREGSAAKNFEALHPLFKTHPRQLMLCSDDKHPDDLLRGHINQLAARCLAKGYPLFDVLEAACRNPVRHYGLPVGQLKRGDPADFIVVKDLKTLEVEKTYIDGQLVALKGKTTIQSVEEQPINHFRIGKKQPKDFSLKSEGGKMRVISALPNEIVTDSLIAVPKVENGAVVSDVVNDILKIAVVNRYKEAPPAIGFIKGIGLKKGALAASVAHDSHNIIVVGVDDASITQAVNALIAEGGGLSVAYADDVEVLSLPVAGLMSLRSGQEVASEYERLNARAKSLGTPLYAPFMTLSFMALLVIPKLKMSDKGLFDGEAFKPASLFFDYATIV, encoded by the coding sequence ATGGACTATTTCACAGTTGAAGGCAACTTGTTGGATTTAGACCGCAGGGAGATCTATCCGGCAGCCATCACCGTTCAGAACGGAAGAATCGAAGAAGTGAAACAAATTCCGAGGGGCGGGCCTGATTTTATCCTGCCGGGATTTGTCGACGCCCACGTGCACATCGAAAGTTCGATGCTGCTTCCATCGGAATTTGCCAGGCTGGCAACGCCGCATGGAACGGTCGCCACGGTGTCAGATCCCCATGAGATCGGCAACGTACTTGGCATCGAAGGCATTCGCTATATGATGCGGAATGCAAAAAAAACACCATTAAAAGTCTTTTTTGGAGCGCCCTCCTGCGTCCCGGCAACGGTTTTTGAGACAGCCGGTGCAGAGGTGACGGATGAGGATATAGAATCTCTTTTCAGGGACGATGGGCTTCTCTACCTCAGCGAGATGATGAATTACCCAGGTGTTATCCATAAAGACCAGGGTGTCTTAAAAAAAATCGAGGTGGCAAAGAGGTATGGCAGACCCATCGACGGCCATGCCCCGGGTCTGACCGGTAAAGAAGCAGAAGAGTATTTCAAAGCAGGCATATCCACTGATCATGAGTGTTTTACACTGGATGAAGCCACATTTAAGGCCTCGCTTGGAGTCCATATTCTTATTCGGGAGGGCTCGGCTGCAAAAAACTTCGAAGCGCTGCATCCGCTTTTTAAAACCCATCCCCGGCAGCTGATGCTCTGTTCGGATGACAAGCACCCAGATGACTTGCTTAGAGGTCATATCAATCAGCTGGCGGCAAGATGCCTTGCTAAGGGGTATCCTCTATTCGATGTGCTGGAAGCTGCCTGCAGGAATCCGGTCAGGCACTATGGTCTTCCCGTCGGACAGTTGAAGAGGGGAGATCCGGCCGATTTCATTGTGGTGAAAGACTTGAAGACGCTTGAAGTGGAGAAAACCTATATTGATGGCCAGCTGGTTGCTTTAAAAGGAAAAACAACGATACAAAGCGTTGAAGAGCAGCCTATCAACCACTTTAGAATCGGGAAGAAGCAGCCTAAAGATTTTAGCTTGAAATCAGAGGGTGGTAAGATGCGCGTGATCTCTGCGCTGCCCAATGAAATCGTTACCGATTCATTAATCGCTGTACCGAAGGTGGAGAACGGAGCGGTTGTCTCAGATGTTGTAAATGACATACTCAAAATAGCCGTCGTTAATCGCTATAAAGAAGCGCCTCCGGCAATCGGATTTATCAAGGGAATCGGCTTAAAAAAAGGGGCCCTGGCAGCCTCTGTCGCCCACGATTCACACAATATCATCGTTGTCGGCGTCGACGATGCCTCCATCACACAGGCAGTGAATGCCTTGATCGCAGAGGGTGGGGGTCTTTCAGTAGCTTACGCTGATGATGTGGAGGTGCTCTCATTGCCGGTTGCGGGTCTGATGTCTCTGAGGAGCGGTCAGGAAGTGGCTTCTGAATACGAGAGGTTGAATGCGAGGGCTAAGTCGCTAGGCACGCCTCTATACGCACCTTTCATGACTCTATCTTTCATGGCGCTTTTGGTCATTCCCAAGCTCAAGATGAGTGATAAAGGCCTGTTTGATGGCGAAGCGTTCAAACCCGCCTCGCTTTTTTTTGATTATGCCACAATTGTTTGA
- a CDS encoding carboxylate-amine ligase encodes MSSDVMKEYKYSLFKVFGVELEYMMVDRETLDILPAVDTLFKEIAGEITSEIEGDVLSLNNELALHVVELKTTTPVPALSGLSEEFQRKIRELNKLLSAMGGCLMPTAMHPWMDPHKETKLWPHGSSEIYNAFNAIFNCKGHGWGNLQSAHLNLPFKSEEEFVKLHSAIRIVLPLIPLIAASSPYADGHKTGLKDTRLNVYLSNCKRIFSVTGHAIPESCASYEDYERKILGRIYEDLSPFDPEGVLRHEWVNARGAITRFERGSIEIRLVDIQEEPRQDMAILDFLSRLTKFLSDKGRQAIDLFNSFEEERLKGILLRGIQSGEDALIEDREYLSLFGLQRSASGNEIIRHIVDNLIGPSKDYKEAMDILVQEGTLATRLLKNEAKNHAQLKEKYKKLCRCLDRGEPYLP; translated from the coding sequence ATGTCTAGCGATGTAATGAAAGAATATAAATACTCCTTGTTTAAAGTGTTCGGCGTAGAGCTCGAATACATGATGGTAGACCGGGAGACCCTTGATATACTTCCGGCTGTCGATACACTTTTTAAAGAGATCGCCGGAGAAATTACCTCTGAGATTGAGGGCGATGTTCTTTCGCTTAACAATGAACTTGCTCTTCATGTTGTCGAGCTTAAGACGACAACTCCCGTACCGGCCCTTTCGGGTCTCTCGGAGGAATTTCAGAGGAAAATACGGGAGCTCAACAAGCTTTTGAGCGCAATGGGCGGGTGCCTGATGCCGACGGCGATGCACCCTTGGATGGATCCTCACAAGGAAACAAAGCTATGGCCTCACGGCTCATCGGAGATCTATAACGCTTTCAATGCCATTTTCAATTGCAAGGGTCATGGATGGGGCAACTTGCAGAGCGCTCACCTGAATTTACCCTTTAAATCGGAAGAAGAGTTTGTCAAGCTGCACAGCGCTATTAGGATCGTCCTTCCACTGATTCCTCTCATCGCCGCCTCGTCGCCTTACGCTGACGGGCACAAGACCGGCCTTAAAGACACAAGGCTTAATGTCTATCTTTCCAATTGCAAGCGTATCTTCTCCGTGACCGGCCACGCCATTCCGGAATCTTGCGCCTCTTATGAAGACTATGAGAGGAAAATATTAGGCAGGATCTATGAGGATTTGTCGCCTTTTGATCCGGAAGGTGTGCTGCGCCATGAGTGGGTAAACGCGAGAGGTGCCATTACGCGGTTTGAGAGGGGATCGATCGAGATCAGGTTGGTCGACATTCAGGAAGAGCCCCGCCAGGATATGGCCATCCTTGACTTTTTATCGCGACTGACAAAGTTTCTCTCCGACAAGGGACGCCAGGCAATTGATTTGTTCAACTCTTTCGAAGAAGAGAGGCTGAAGGGGATTTTGCTGAGGGGGATTCAATCCGGAGAGGATGCGCTGATCGAGGACAGGGAATACCTTTCTTTATTCGGCCTGCAAAGAAGTGCGTCGGGCAATGAGATCATACGGCATATTGTCGACAATCTGATCGGACCGTCGAAGGACTACAAAGAGGCTATGGACATCTTGGTGCAGGAGGGTACCTTAGCGACAAGATTGCTCAAAAATGAAGCAAAAAACCACGCTCAGCTTAAAGAGAAATACAAAAAGTTGTGCCGCTGCCTGGATCGGGGAGAACCCTACCTACCCTAA
- a CDS encoding RimK family protein — MVKTVIVVDKLSDWTWDGLEVEVVTADQYLKGGQYEKVGNVHLLNLCRSFSYQKRGYYVSLVASARGHKPQPSMHCIADFNSQSTLKRLLSSEFDELIQSSLNHIYSTSFVLSVYFGKNLAKCYDRLATYIFKQFPVPFLQAKFTKTKDKWTLSSLTPIGPHQIPDFHKEFVLEQTKRYLSQKKVYGAIKRKNSIFDLAILVDPEEEHPPSNKKAMKKFEKAAEALGFSVEFIQKSDFGRVAEFDALFIRATTSVNHYTYRFSRRAYANGIEVVDDPLSILRCCNKIYLYELLTRHQLPTPETRLCDLSMLKETAASITYPVVLKEPDGSFSQGVFKAENPQEFELIAKKMLDKSELILIQQFMPSEYDWRIGVLDGQPLFACKYFMAKDHWQIYKKKGSGKVEEGDADPLQIKEVPKKALQLAIKASNLIGKGLYGVDMKEVGGNFYIIEVNDNPNIDAGCEDAVLGDELYLSVMRVFYNRIQEKRRFFTYV, encoded by the coding sequence ATGGTAAAAACCGTCATCGTCGTCGATAAGTTATCCGACTGGACGTGGGACGGCCTCGAAGTCGAGGTTGTAACAGCCGATCAGTACTTGAAAGGTGGGCAATATGAGAAGGTGGGAAACGTCCACCTCTTGAATCTCTGCCGCTCTTTTTCCTACCAAAAAAGGGGGTATTACGTCTCCTTGGTCGCTTCGGCGAGAGGCCATAAGCCGCAGCCGAGCATGCACTGCATTGCTGATTTCAATTCACAGTCCACTCTCAAAAGGTTGCTCTCCTCGGAATTTGATGAGTTGATCCAGTCGAGCCTAAACCACATTTACTCGACAAGTTTTGTCCTAAGCGTCTATTTCGGAAAAAACTTAGCCAAGTGCTACGACAGGCTGGCGACGTACATTTTCAAGCAGTTCCCTGTCCCTTTCCTCCAGGCTAAATTCACTAAAACCAAAGACAAGTGGACGCTTTCGTCTCTGACGCCGATAGGTCCTCATCAGATACCCGACTTTCACAAAGAATTTGTTCTAGAGCAGACGAAAAGATATCTTTCGCAAAAAAAAGTATATGGAGCCATCAAGAGAAAAAACTCCATCTTCGACCTCGCGATTTTAGTCGACCCCGAAGAGGAGCACCCGCCATCGAACAAGAAGGCCATGAAAAAATTTGAGAAGGCCGCGGAAGCGCTGGGTTTTTCGGTGGAGTTTATTCAAAAATCAGATTTTGGGCGCGTTGCCGAGTTCGATGCTCTATTCATTCGTGCGACAACAAGCGTCAATCACTATACCTACCGTTTCTCAAGGCGTGCCTATGCCAACGGGATAGAGGTTGTCGATGATCCGCTTTCCATCCTGCGCTGCTGCAATAAAATATACCTCTATGAGCTATTGACGAGGCATCAGTTGCCTACCCCAGAGACTAGGCTTTGCGATCTGAGCATGCTGAAAGAAACAGCCGCCTCCATCACTTATCCGGTGGTTTTAAAAGAGCCTGACGGCTCTTTTTCCCAGGGAGTATTCAAAGCCGAGAACCCCCAGGAGTTTGAGCTGATTGCCAAAAAGATGCTCGACAAGTCCGAGCTGATATTGATCCAACAGTTCATGCCATCGGAATATGACTGGAGGATCGGGGTGCTCGACGGCCAGCCGCTTTTCGCATGCAAATATTTTATGGCAAAAGATCACTGGCAAATTTATAAGAAGAAGGGGTCGGGCAAAGTCGAAGAGGGCGATGCCGATCCCCTCCAGATTAAAGAGGTGCCGAAAAAAGCTCTGCAGCTTGCTATCAAAGCATCCAATCTGATTGGCAAGGGCCTCTATGGAGTGGATATGAAAGAGGTCGGGGGCAATTTTTATATTATTGAAGTGAACGACAATCCGAACATCGACGCCGGTTGCGAGGATGCTGTACTAGGAGATGAGCTTTACCTATCGGTAATGCGCGTGTTCTATAACAGGATCCAGGAAAAGAGGCGTTTTTTCACCTATGTCTAG
- a CDS encoding class I SAM-dependent methyltransferase → MNQTKDSKPKKTAENFQCKFENIVVKPLQELSTFFHQFIDKPRVIGALTPSSPFLGKAIARRMRREIKANRRLLEIGAGTGVVTKLLIHELNPGDHLDVIECVPDLIPKLRAIIDSSGKSSQVTLHELLIEDFHPPKKYDQVISGLPLTMFPPEQVVAFYSKLENELLEKEGLFTYYEYLALPELRLCYYTLCRKIKPDNYTHLRKILKTKNSFLKEKQVESDTVWFNITPLRVIHVRQ, encoded by the coding sequence ATGAACCAAACCAAAGATTCCAAACCAAAAAAAACCGCTGAAAATTTCCAGTGTAAATTCGAAAACATTGTCGTCAAACCCCTCCAGGAGTTGAGCACATTTTTTCACCAATTCATCGATAAGCCCAGAGTAATCGGAGCTTTGACTCCCAGTTCACCCTTTCTTGGAAAAGCTATTGCCAGAAGAATGCGCCGCGAAATAAAAGCCAACAGACGCCTGCTGGAAATCGGCGCTGGCACAGGCGTTGTCACAAAGCTGCTTATTCATGAGCTTAACCCAGGCGATCACCTCGATGTGATCGAGTGCGTCCCCGATTTGATACCCAAACTGAGAGCTATCATCGACAGCTCAGGAAAGAGCAGCCAGGTAACTCTTCATGAGTTGCTCATTGAAGATTTTCATCCCCCCAAAAAATATGACCAGGTCATCTCGGGATTGCCCCTGACCATGTTCCCACCGGAACAGGTTGTTGCCTTCTACAGTAAGCTCGAAAACGAACTGCTCGAAAAAGAGGGGCTGTTTACCTATTACGAATACCTTGCCCTACCAGAGTTACGCCTTTGCTACTACACGCTTTGCCGCAAGATCAAACCGGATAACTACACGCATCTACGAAAAATCCTCAAAACAAAGAACTCCTTCTTGAAAGAGAAGCAAGTCGAATCAGATACAGTGTGGTTCAATATTACGCCTTTAAGAGTCATCCACGTAAGGCAGTAA